From the Lolium rigidum isolate FL_2022 chromosome 2, APGP_CSIRO_Lrig_0.1, whole genome shotgun sequence genome, one window contains:
- the LOC124690877 gene encoding uncharacterized protein LOC124690877 has protein sequence MPDGRGATLLEDLPEEIIDTILTRLPSKDVGRCRAVSASWRSATSTPEFMLRHHRRQPSLPIIDGRGMVVALGAGVLWPFLPGAKHRDKVRLRGACDGLLAVSWGSRSYVCNPVIRKHALLPQPQIHQNQIGFAQDVDNAIIGFYHHHPTRELRVLWVSQHLHKYSLYILTLGSDRPRHVEVRLPTASPYSMEHKLLAVLFCSIHFPVVDHGNLHWHPYCATYLTGVDEQIIVFDTQVESFRWMPCPPRMSYNLKLFNMKGRLAFSGSSRYPDTGVDVWVMQDYDAEIWAFKYRIDLSVVDQAPFKREKQIPLNSRVKWMRGIASMAALDDGELLGMFDARHALRCDIDGRFLGLVNVGTGQYCMEFTQLRLKESIIPFPYHAMQGEDGEEEPFSIEHV, from the coding sequence ATGCCGGACGGGAGAGGCGCCACCCTGCTCGAGGACCTGCCCGAGGAGATCATCGACACCATACTCACCCGTCTTCCGTCCAAGGACGTCGGCCGCTGCCGCGCTGTCAGCGCGTCGTGGCGCAGCGCCACCTCCACGCCCGAGTTCATGCTCCGGCACCACCGCCGCCAGCCGTCGCTCCCCATCATCGATGGCCGGGGGATGGTCGTCGCCCTCGGCGCTGGCGTGCTCTGGCCCTTCCTCCCAGGCGCCAAGCACCGTGACAAGGTTCGCCTCAGAGGCGCCTGTGACGGCCTCCTCGCCGTTTCCTGGGGATCCCGATCCTACGTCTGCAACCCGGTCATCCGCAAGCACGCTCTCCTGCCGCAGCCCCAAATTCACCAAAACCAGATAGGTTTTGCGCAAGACGTCGACAACGCCATAATCGGTTTCTACCACCACCATCCAACTAGAGAACTCAGGGTGCTCTGGGTCTCACAACACTTGCATAAATACAGTTTATATATCCTCACACTAGGAAGCGATAGGCCGAGGCACGTCGAAGTCAGACTGCCAACAGCATCGCCGTATTCCATGGAACATAAGTTACTCGCCGTGTTGTTCTGTTCCATCCATTTTCCAGTAGTCGACCACGGCAACCTGCACTGGCATCCCTATTGCGCCACATATCTGACGGGCGTCGATGAACAAATTATCGTATTCGACACACAAGTTGAGTCATTCCGGTGGATGCCCTGCCCTCCCCGGATGTCCTACAATTTGAAGTTGTTCAACATGAAGGGGAGGCTTGCTTTCTCAGGTAGCTCTCGTTACCCTGACACCGGTGTTGATGTATGGGTGATGCAGGATTACGACGCCGAAATCTGGGCTTTCAAGTACAGGATCGACCTATCAGTGGTGGATCAGGCGCCTTTCAAAAGGGAAAAGCAAATACCACTTAATTCAAGGGTGAAATGGATGCGCGGTATCGCCAGTATGGCTGCGCTTGACGATGGTGAGCTTCTGGGCATGTTTGATGCAAGACATGCGTTGCGCTGCGACATTGATGGGAGGTTCTTAGGACTGGTGAACGTTGGGACGGGTCAATATTGCATGGAATTTACTCAGCTTCGCCTCAAAGAGAGCATTATTCCATTTCCGTACCATGCGATGCAAGGAGAAGACGGGGAGGAGGAGCCATTCTCCATAGAGCATGTATGA